The Salinispora tropica CNB-440 genome has a window encoding:
- a CDS encoding sensor histidine kinase has product MHAAPNVLLTRPGSLQLVTPLIFVSWLLTAYPWAWFLTSPPEERWSSLFPPGVLATTAARVALLVAAAAALAGSIRLRRLPLPAFGLLLASIAIPTLAWQQPEIWALQILPIDFALVAITLYSAPRVTLTATSLALGLLAVCLITRLVVHGEGGTPSEPGMALTVGMAVLIGTVIRQRRAQAAAARRQASAEVVSAERLRIARDLHDMVAHSLGVIALQAGAAGRVMHTQPEAAREAIHNIEKVGQETLSGLRRVVSSLRNVDPDRPDSPTAAPSLATLDELIATTRAAGVDIDVSRQGEPRALPMEIDAAAYRIVQEAVANVIRHAETDACRILISSREGELFVEVVDDGAGRGRRPGAGFGLAGMRERVEMLHGTIVTGPRPEGGFRVAAHLPLPTDDR; this is encoded by the coding sequence GTGCATGCGGCGCCGAACGTCCTCCTCACCAGGCCCGGATCGTTGCAGCTGGTCACCCCGCTGATCTTCGTCTCGTGGCTGTTGACGGCATACCCGTGGGCCTGGTTCCTGACTAGCCCGCCCGAGGAACGCTGGTCGTCGCTGTTCCCGCCGGGCGTCCTCGCCACCACCGCGGCCCGGGTAGCTCTGCTGGTGGCCGCCGCCGCGGCGCTGGCCGGCAGCATCCGGTTGCGCCGGTTACCCCTGCCCGCCTTCGGGCTGCTACTGGCCAGCATCGCGATCCCCACCCTAGCGTGGCAGCAGCCGGAGATCTGGGCGTTGCAGATCCTCCCGATCGACTTCGCCCTGGTGGCCATCACGCTGTACTCCGCACCCCGGGTGACGCTGACCGCGACCAGCCTGGCCCTGGGCCTGCTCGCCGTCTGTCTGATCACACGCTTGGTGGTGCATGGGGAAGGCGGCACCCCGTCGGAACCGGGCATGGCGCTCACCGTGGGCATGGCCGTCCTCATCGGAACGGTGATCCGGCAGCGACGGGCCCAGGCCGCGGCCGCGCGCAGACAGGCCTCCGCCGAGGTGGTCAGCGCCGAACGGCTCCGGATCGCCCGCGATCTTCACGACATGGTGGCGCACAGCCTTGGCGTCATCGCGCTGCAGGCCGGTGCGGCGGGCCGCGTCATGCATACGCAACCGGAAGCCGCCCGGGAAGCGATCCACAACATCGAGAAGGTCGGCCAGGAGACCCTGTCCGGCCTACGCCGGGTCGTCTCCTCGCTGCGCAACGTCGACCCCGACCGGCCGGACTCCCCCACGGCGGCGCCCTCGCTCGCCACCCTCGACGAGCTCATCGCCACCACCCGGGCGGCCGGCGTGGACATCGACGTGAGCCGGCAGGGCGAGCCGCGGGCCCTGCCCATGGAGATCGACGCCGCCGCATATCGCATCGTTCAAGAGGCTGTGGCCAACGTGATCCGACATGCCGAGACCGACGCCTGCCGGATCCTGATCAGTTCCCGCGAAGGCGAGTTGTTCGTGGAGGTGGTCGACGACGGAGCCGGTCGCGGCCGGCGGCCTGGGGCCGGGTTCGGACTGGCCGGCATGCGGGAGCGGGTCGAGATGCTGCACGGCACGATCGTCACTGGCCCACGTCCGGAGGGCGGCTTCCGGGTGGCGGCCCACCTACCCCTCCCGACGGACGACCGATGA
- a CDS encoding ABC transporter ATP-binding protein codes for MRRAARIGTIVLVIEVKQLTKRYGGTTAVDDLSFTVRPGRVTGFLGPNGAGKTTTLSILVGLSKPTRGTATIDGVPFGTHPRGLRYVGALLDARDAHGGRTGQDHLVALARSNGLGRSRVRQVLEEVGLADVAARRVGNYSLGMKQRLGIAAALLGDPPVLLFDEPLNGLDPEGVRWVRELFHQLAHEGRTVLISSHLMSEMEHTAIDLVVIGQGRLIAAETLAEFAARGRIPSVTVRTPDPTALTAALAEAGAKVTTQADGALSVQQMSAGDIGNLAFAKFIPLHELSPRVSSLEEAFMKMTGDSIEYRAGRKQ; via the coding sequence ATGCGCCGGGCCGCCCGAATCGGGACGATAGTTCTCGTGATCGAAGTGAAGCAACTGACGAAACGCTACGGTGGGACCACGGCCGTCGATGACCTGTCCTTCACCGTGCGGCCGGGGCGGGTAACCGGATTCCTCGGTCCCAACGGCGCGGGCAAGACGACCACCCTGAGCATCCTGGTCGGGCTGAGCAAGCCGACCCGCGGCACGGCCACCATCGACGGGGTGCCGTTCGGCACCCACCCTCGGGGCCTGCGGTACGTGGGAGCCCTGCTGGACGCCCGAGACGCGCACGGCGGCCGCACCGGGCAGGACCACCTAGTCGCGCTTGCCCGCAGCAACGGCCTCGGCCGGAGCCGGGTACGGCAGGTGCTGGAGGAGGTGGGCCTGGCCGACGTCGCGGCGCGGCGCGTGGGGAACTACTCGCTGGGCATGAAGCAGCGCCTGGGAATCGCCGCCGCCCTGCTCGGAGACCCTCCCGTGCTGCTGTTCGACGAGCCGCTCAACGGCCTCGACCCCGAGGGCGTGAGGTGGGTGCGCGAGCTCTTCCACCAGCTGGCCCACGAGGGCCGCACGGTATTGATCTCCAGCCACCTCATGTCGGAGATGGAACACACCGCGATCGACCTAGTCGTCATCGGCCAAGGACGGCTGATCGCGGCCGAAACGCTGGCCGAGTTCGCCGCCCGCGGCAGGATCCCCTCGGTGACGGTGCGGACTCCCGACCCTACCGCGCTGACTGCGGCGCTGGCCGAGGCCGGTGCGAAGGTCACCACCCAGGCCGACGGGGCGCTGTCGGTGCAGCAGATGAGCGCCGGTGACATCGGCAACCTGGCTTTCGCGAAATTCATACCATTGCACGAGCTAAGCCCGCGAGTCTCTTCCCTCGAGGAGGCGTTCATGAAGATGACTGGCGACAGTATCGAATATCGAGCGGGGAGGAAGCAGTGA
- a CDS encoding Tn3 family transposase: MTSIERTAYPRFKRFLSARELHVFYTPQPEEIAWTSGLVRSDSHLLAFMVQLKCFNRMGYFPRLDEVPEAVVAHIRRDLGLGEDVAAVYDSERTWGRHRLLIRRRSEVVSDMPAARAVAAAAIREAAGRKNDPADLINVALEKLVEGSFELPGYTTLDEMASAIREEVNSAIFALVVERIGPAGVAGLDRMLITAGGPGSKSDYNRLKRTAPRPSWTNYRLQIEHLRWADSLGDSRSWWEGIARSKIADFAGEGEAGDAAVLGDYGDAKRIAILAAMVYAAQQRARDDTAEMFCRRVGTLTKRARLELEELKKKQQKVTEALIVNYRQVLEHLDPYGPAAAQHAATLEMARKTVEAAGGFPEELARIDAVRATHGDNHVPLVARHFRKDRSSMLAMVGVLDLEATSADRSVLQLLDYMREHTMLTRDHIPDRISVLDEQGRPVTYPETGEQRIHVFDTSFASENWNRSIRDRSRPGMFVRRHLEACVLTYLAEELRTGDIAVTGAQAYANWADQLLSPDEVAAMLPGFCAEVGIPATAAGFRADLHERLDAQCRATDSAYPDLADFTIDELGRPSLKQLRAAPPTPSAQAIALAVRDRMPERTLMGILARTGHWLDWWRRFSPVSGSDPKLKDPFVRYILTTFTYGTNLGPAQAARHIAGVSAHELATTSARHVTIGKLNKAIADVVDAFTELDLIKVWGDGSVVAADGTQVDTFIDNLLAETSIRYGGTGGIAYHYVSDTYIALFSKFIPVGVWEAVHIIQGLLDQQSKVRPGTIHADTQGQALPVYALAHLCGFELMPRVRNWKDLNFYRTSAATRFRHIEALFGEPGRNVIDWDLIERHYDDLMRIVLSVAAGKISSVTLLRRLSTYSRRNNFYKAFREVGRVIRTIQLLRYLSDPQLRRRTTAATNKVESYNNFSAWCRFGNEGRVRDNDPAEQEKHIKFSTLLTNAVIFHTTLDMMSVLRQLAGEGWEIKPEDLAVLSPYQTMRINRFGVYATDEITITPEQYDAHLPDIDLTIPEPVPSPAR, translated from the coding sequence GTGACGTCGATCGAGCGGACCGCGTATCCGCGGTTCAAGCGGTTTCTGTCGGCCCGGGAATTGCACGTGTTCTACACGCCGCAGCCGGAGGAGATCGCGTGGACGAGCGGGCTGGTGCGCTCGGACAGTCATCTGCTGGCGTTCATGGTGCAGCTGAAGTGCTTCAACCGGATGGGGTACTTCCCGCGGCTGGATGAGGTCCCGGAGGCGGTGGTGGCCCACATCCGGCGGGATCTGGGCCTGGGTGAGGACGTCGCCGCGGTGTACGACTCGGAGCGGACCTGGGGCCGTCATCGGCTGCTGATCCGCCGACGTAGTGAAGTCGTGTCGGACATGCCGGCGGCCCGGGCGGTGGCCGCCGCGGCGATCCGGGAGGCTGCCGGGCGTAAGAACGATCCGGCCGACCTGATCAATGTGGCGTTGGAGAAGCTGGTCGAGGGCTCGTTCGAGCTGCCGGGTTACACGACGTTGGACGAGATGGCCTCGGCGATCCGCGAGGAGGTCAACTCGGCGATCTTCGCGCTGGTCGTCGAGCGCATCGGTCCGGCAGGTGTGGCCGGGTTGGATCGGATGCTGATTACGGCGGGTGGTCCGGGGAGCAAGAGCGACTACAACCGGTTGAAGCGGACCGCGCCGCGGCCGTCGTGGACGAACTACCGGCTGCAGATCGAGCATCTGCGCTGGGCCGACAGTCTTGGTGACTCGCGGTCCTGGTGGGAGGGCATCGCGCGATCGAAGATCGCCGACTTTGCCGGGGAGGGCGAGGCCGGTGACGCCGCGGTGCTGGGCGACTACGGGGACGCGAAGCGTATCGCGATCCTGGCGGCGATGGTTTACGCCGCGCAGCAGCGGGCCCGCGACGACACAGCGGAGATGTTCTGCCGGCGGGTCGGCACCCTGACCAAGCGGGCCCGGCTGGAGCTGGAGGAGCTGAAGAAGAAGCAGCAGAAGGTCACCGAGGCGCTGATCGTCAACTACCGGCAGGTCCTGGAGCACCTCGACCCGTACGGTCCGGCCGCGGCCCAGCACGCCGCGACGCTGGAGATGGCCCGCAAGACAGTCGAGGCCGCGGGCGGTTTCCCGGAGGAGCTGGCCCGCATCGATGCGGTCCGGGCGACCCACGGCGACAACCATGTGCCGCTGGTGGCCCGGCATTTCCGCAAGGACCGGTCGTCGATGCTGGCCATGGTGGGCGTCCTGGACTTGGAGGCGACCAGCGCGGACCGCAGTGTGTTGCAGCTGCTGGACTACATGCGTGAGCACACGATGCTGACCCGCGATCACATCCCTGACCGGATCTCGGTGTTAGACGAGCAGGGCCGGCCGGTGACCTACCCAGAGACGGGTGAGCAGCGGATCCACGTGTTTGACACGTCGTTCGCGTCGGAGAACTGGAACAGGTCGATCCGGGACCGCAGCCGGCCCGGCATGTTCGTACGCCGGCACTTGGAGGCGTGCGTGCTGACGTATCTGGCCGAGGAACTGCGGACCGGCGACATCGCTGTGACCGGCGCGCAGGCGTACGCGAACTGGGCTGATCAGCTGCTGTCCCCGGACGAAGTCGCCGCGATGCTGCCGGGCTTCTGTGCCGAGGTCGGTATCCCGGCGACAGCCGCCGGGTTCCGCGCGGACCTGCACGAGCGCCTCGACGCGCAGTGCCGGGCAACCGACAGCGCGTATCCGGACCTGGCCGACTTCACCATCGACGAGCTCGGCCGTCCATCGCTCAAGCAGCTGCGAGCGGCGCCGCCCACACCGTCGGCGCAGGCCATCGCGCTCGCCGTGCGGGACCGGATGCCGGAGCGCACGCTGATGGGGATCCTGGCCCGCACCGGGCACTGGCTGGACTGGTGGCGCCGGTTCTCGCCCGTGTCGGGTTCGGATCCGAAGCTCAAAGACCCGTTCGTGCGCTACATCCTGACCACGTTCACGTACGGCACGAACCTGGGGCCGGCGCAGGCCGCCCGGCACATCGCCGGGGTCAGCGCCCACGAGCTGGCCACCACGTCGGCGCGGCACGTCACGATCGGCAAGCTGAACAAGGCCATCGCCGACGTCGTCGATGCGTTCACCGAGCTGGACCTAATCAAGGTGTGGGGCGACGGATCGGTGGTCGCCGCGGACGGTACCCAGGTGGACACGTTCATCGACAACCTCCTGGCGGAGACGTCGATCCGGTACGGCGGCACCGGCGGGATCGCGTACCACTACGTGTCGGACACCTACATCGCGTTGTTCTCCAAGTTCATCCCGGTCGGGGTGTGGGAGGCCGTGCACATCATCCAGGGCCTGCTCGACCAGCAGTCCAAGGTGCGGCCGGGCACGATCCACGCCGACACCCAGGGCCAGGCGCTGCCCGTCTACGCGCTCGCGCATTTGTGCGGGTTCGAGCTGATGCCGCGGGTGCGTAACTGGAAGGATCTCAACTTCTACCGCACGTCGGCGGCCACCCGGTTCCGGCACATCGAGGCCCTGTTCGGCGAGCCCGGCCGCAACGTCATCGACTGGGACCTGATCGAACGCCACTACGACGACCTGATGCGGATCGTGCTTTCCGTCGCGGCCGGGAAGATCTCATCCGTGACGTTGCTGCGCCGGCTGTCGACCTACTCCCGGCGCAACAACTTCTACAAGGCCTTCCGCGAGGTCGGCCGGGTCATCCGCACGATCCAGCTACTGCGCTACCTGTCGGACCCGCAGCTACGCCGGCGGACCACCGCGGCGACCAACAAGGTCGAGTCCTACAACAACTTCTCCGCCTGGTGCCGATTCGGCAACGAGGGCCGCGTCCGCGACAACGACCCCGCCGAGCAGGAGAAACACATCAAGTTCTCCACCCTGCTGACCAACGCGGTCATCTTTCACACCACCCTGGACATGATGAGCGTGCTCCGGCAACTCGCCGGTGAGGGCTGGGAGATCAAACCGGAGGACCTGGCCGTGCTGTCGCCGTACCAGACGATGCGGATCAACCGGTTCGGCGT
- a CDS encoding response regulator yields the protein MIIEVLVVDDQPLVRSALRMVVAEVDDMVIAGEAETGEEAVRLTRELKPDVVLMDLRMPGMGGIEATGQIVRLSPETRVLVLTTFDEDDHVFGALQAGAAGFLIKNMSLDDILDAVRTVAHGNGLLAPSVTRRLIKHVVDTRTAPTVPRRPLSGITEREREVLTLVGRGLSNSEIADELRLSHATVKTYITRLLSKLGARDRVHLVIAAYEAGLATVAIGGPGVEYAAFDGQEGI from the coding sequence ATGATCATCGAGGTTCTGGTCGTCGACGACCAGCCGCTGGTCCGATCGGCCTTGCGTATGGTTGTGGCAGAGGTGGACGACATGGTGATCGCTGGTGAGGCGGAGACCGGCGAGGAAGCGGTCCGGCTAACCCGCGAACTGAAACCGGACGTCGTCCTGATGGATCTGCGGATGCCCGGGATGGGCGGCATCGAGGCCACCGGACAGATCGTCAGGCTGTCGCCCGAGACGCGGGTGCTGGTCCTGACCACCTTCGACGAGGACGACCACGTGTTCGGGGCGCTGCAGGCCGGTGCGGCCGGGTTTTTGATCAAGAACATGTCCCTGGACGACATCCTCGATGCCGTCCGCACCGTCGCGCACGGCAACGGCCTTCTCGCCCCGAGCGTCACCCGTCGCTTGATCAAGCATGTCGTCGACACCCGCACCGCGCCCACTGTCCCCCGCCGACCCCTCTCCGGCATCACCGAGCGAGAACGAGAAGTGCTCACACTGGTGGGACGGGGCCTGTCCAACTCCGAGATCGCCGACGAGCTACGGCTGAGCCACGCCACCGTCAAGACCTACATCACCCGGCTGCTGAGCAAGCTCGGCGCCCGTGACCGGGTCCATCTGGTCATCGCCGCCTATGAGGCGGGCCTGGCCACGGTAGCCATCGGAGGACCCGGCGTTGAGTATGCAGCCTTCGATGGGCAGGAAGGGATATGA